Proteins encoded in a region of the Triticum dicoccoides isolate Atlit2015 ecotype Zavitan chromosome 3A, WEW_v2.0, whole genome shotgun sequence genome:
- the LOC119272261 gene encoding uncharacterized protein LOC119272261 has translation MEGRCSRCLAPKHHRSSACRDPVRCLSRNLSAHIERWCPLRRASKLRPASPPAAPPLRCLPAASGVRSWANVVASPSAPPPRARMAHASAGIGAPDARPEEDSCFIPSSFDMDRDMLEWEQTAAIAWAINAPRRLVALDVDRAIRKQFRLRHGDMAVTPYHPMEFLFKFEHKAQCDAALAAGRVRAAGAIVHIRPWRPLERAFGAALNYRVHLCLENVPDYAWTPYVAERIIGRCCSLDYLEDHSALRTNSKMLDLWAWTADPNLIPKVIWLTFTTRPSGGLKVFANVARPSGCKHGATFWVPVHLDMVEDHSNAPLDCYTSDGRAKAFSPPQAAAGVAHGVRRRCSAASWSHPRPP, from the coding sequence ATGGAGGGGCGCTGCTCTCGCTGTCTCGCCCCCAAACATCATCGCTCCTCTGCCTGTCGCGACCCTGTGCGCTGCCTCTCCCGCAACCTCTCGGCCCACATCGAGCGCTGGTGCCCCCTGCGGCGTGCGTCAAAGCTGCGTCCAGCCTCCCCGCCTGCGGCCCCTCCACTGCGTTGCTTGCCCGCAGCTTCGGGCGTGCGTTCCTGGGCTAATGTTGTCGCCTCTCCGTCCGCTCCCCCTCCCCGCGCTAGGATGGCTCACGCTTCCGCCGGCATCGGGGCGCCGGATGCCCGCCCCGAGGAGGACTCGTGCTTCATCCCGTCCTCATTCGACATGGACCGCGACATGCTTGAGTGGGAACAGACGGCGGCCATCGCGTGGGCCATCAACGCACCGCGGCGGCTCGTCGCGTTGGACGTCGACCGTGCCATTCGGAAGCAATTCCGGCTCAGACACGGGGACATGGCCGTCACCCCGTACCACCCGATGGAATTCCTCTTCAAGTTCGAGCACAAGGCCCAGTGTGACGCGGCGCTTGCCGCGGGTCGCGTGCGTGCTGCCGGCGCCATCGTCCACATCAGGCCCTGGCGTCCCCTGGAGCGCGCGTTCGGGGCCGCCCTCAACTACCGAGTGCACCTGTGCTTGGAGAACGTCCCTGACTACGCGTGGACGCCGTACGTCGCCGAGCGCATCATCGGCCGGTGCTGCTCCCTGGATTACCTCGAGGACCACTCCGCGCTCCGGACAAACTCCAAGATGCTCGACCTCTGGGCCTGGACTGCAGACCCAAACCTCATCCCCAAGGTCATCTGGCTAACATTCACCACCCGTCCTTCCGGCGGCCTGAAGGTGTTCGCCAATGTGGCGAGGCCGTCTGGTTGCAAGCATGGCGCAACCTTCTGGGTGCCGGTCCACTTGGACATGGTGGAGGACCACTCCAATGCTCCCCTGGACTGCTACACCTCTGACGGTCGCGCCAAGGCGTTCAGCCCTCCCCAGGCTGCCGCTGGAGTGGCACATGGAGTGCGTCGACGGTGTTCCGCCGCCTCTTGGAGCCACCCTCGCCCTCCCTGA